ccaaaaaggcaggccctaaagaaagatcagtgtgcTTACTGCAAAGAACGGGGGAACTGGAAAAATGAatgccctaagagggacccgaaGAAAAGAACAACCCAGAGAAAGAATTTCCCCTGGAACttgagttctatatgcgggggaagacagtgactaggggagtcaagactcgacACCCCTCCctgagtcctgggtaaccatacatgtagaggggaaacccgttggcttcatggtggacactggcgcccaacactctgttttaaatcaaaaactgggaccaatgtctaagaaaaccagcttggtgcagggagccacggggacaaaaaagatattgttggaccacagaacggaaagtaaatttggggacccatcaggtgtcccattcgtttttggtgataccagaatgccctgcccctctacttggacgggacttgttgactaaagttaatgctcagatccattttgaccctgggggaatgtcagtcacggatggacttggacagccgatacatgtcttgtctctagctttaagagatgaatacagactttttgtgcctaagccctcagaggttatagcaccagatatacaaccgtgggtccacaaATACCCGTTGGCATGGGCAGAAATGGCAGGAATGGGACtagctaaacagagacatccggtcgtcatcaAACTAAAACCCGAGgtgactcctgtgagggtgaAGCAATATcctatgagccaggaggctcggtgggggatcactccccacattcgatggctcatggatgccggaattctcaagcggtgccaatccccttggaacacccccttactaccgGTGAAGAAGCTGGGGAATatggattacagacctgtccaggacctatgagaagtcaacaagcgggtgagtgacatacaccctactgtctccaacccgtataccctcctgagcagtctgctgcctgagtacacttggtacactgtgttggacttgaaagatgcttattttcagcctacccctggtggcccagagccaggaaatatttgcctttgagtggactgagggggaaggccaaccggtagtacaactaacttggacccgcctcccacaagggttcaaaaactcccctaccttgtttaacgAGGCTTTGAGTAAAGACCTCTATGAATATTGGactcgccacccagaggtcatcctgctgcaatatgtggatgaccttatgttggctggaaccacagaggaggcatgcagccaTGCCACCGGTAACCTCTTACAGGCTCTAGGCACCTTGGGATATCATGCTAGCACAAAGAAGGTGCAAAtatcccggcaagaggtcacctatttggggtataagatcaggcaggggcaaaggtggctaactcaggccatgaaggaaacaatattgcaggtaccagagcccaagaccccccgccaggtgagagagtttttagagactgttggatattgtagactatggatcatggggtttgctgagaaggcccggcccttatatgagggaagtaaggagaccccaaactggacttggactgagccaatgaaacaggctttccagacactcagacgggccctactaaaagcggccagccgggactatgccgcccccatattagccatgggacttccacctcctggtacgGGGACTCTGCCTCCAGTCCCCaactattccctccctgacctcatttggatcaacgaggataccaccctccagaaggataacaaagatggatggtaccgagatcaaaacaacaacctgatattgcctgccatcctgggtcatcacctatgtgaacatctgcacacaactacacacttgggagagaaaaagaccttgactcttctccagacagcctgcctgaggttccctcgacaaaatgcaactgtacaaGAAATAATCCAGGCTTGTAAagcatgccagctgatgaggacagggaaaaggcagcacactggaacgaggtaccgaggggaagagccagggcaacactgggagatagatttcactgaggtaagaccaggcaagtacgggtatcgctatctgttggttctggtagataccttcttggGGTGGGTAAAAGCCCTCCCCACTAAGGGggagacagcaacagtggttgctaaaaagatcttagaagcGATAGTGCCTAGATacaggctgccagtgactatgggctctgataacggacctgcctttgtgagccagattgtacaagggctggcccaagctctggggacaaaatggaagttacattgtgaatataatccccagagctcaggacaggttgagagaatggatcggaccctaaaagaaactctgacaaagttggcaatagagactggcggggactgggtgaccctccttcccttcgcgcTCTTTTGAGCGCGTAACACCCcatataagctgaatcttaccccttttgagattctgtatagaagaccccctcctgtgtgtcctatattcgagggaaaatgcctaccaccccctaccttgggacaatttcagcaaacactgatacatgagggtccaagcaaggggaccatctcctcacataatattggcccgggtgattgggtttgggtaaaacgacactaatctaaagcattagaacctagatggaaaggcccttatgttgttctccttaccactcctactgctgttaaggtcgacgGGATCGGGCCctaggttcactgcaatcacgtgcggcaagccaccccagaagaacaggagaagatgcaagcagaatgggaggcaagacctcacccgtcaaatcttttgaaactgaaactcgtacgacgggagccctcttaactctcctgctgataacagttttcgTTGGCCCAGGAggaaccagccacaacccccatcagccagctaacctgacttgggtaatctacaatcctgagactggagaaatGCTTAATTCAAGCTCCAACGTggccccaaagggacatggtggccagtactgacctttgatttgtgcgtgctggtggctgacggtaatgggtttggtccccaccaactgaccaagttctttgcccatggCTCTTTCAGTCTGTTCACCTGTAACTGTGAGTGAAAAGGCCCAAAGTACTACGAACAGGTGCCTGTCTGTGTCTGCCTGGGGGAGAAGAAGGGATCagaaccaaaatgaaaaatgtggggaaattgactctttttattgcgccgcttggggttgcaaaaccaagggaacagtccatttcgcacctccaagaatccttgagctccttggctgaagtaatgttacagaataggagaggtttagatttgctgtttctgcaacaaggaagattatgtgcagcactgagaaaagaatgctgtttctatattcaggggtggtacaaaaatctctctaAAACGTAAGAGAGGGACTAGCCCAGTGGAAGAGAGAACgagaagcccaacaaggctggtttaaatcttggtttcagcgctccccctggttgaccactttgatttccaccctcctgggtccactcatagtattaatattgttactgacttttggtccatgcattttaaaccatctggtctcatttattagggagCGCCTAAATATCATCCAAATTAaggtattgagacaacaatatcagtcaatttcacagagtaaagaggaagattcctctacttgaacaacagacgggggaaatgtgaggctgtcacggctaacgccatggcaggcagcctagattaggagtaggcctggtttcccagggtaacataataatcaggcctcctagagccagccaatcaacagatgcctagccagagaaaagggaacctctcaggggaaagctgaaagcctcacgttgggccaacaaaaattaccttgcaactgtgtaacctatcagcttgcgccaactacgcactgtgtaaccaatctgattgcgccaactacctgctgcttattttgacctaataaatactcgagagaactggggctcggggcctttcttcctcacacacctggtgagggcgggaggccctggctcgagtcagtaataaattcccctattgcgagttgcattgttttgaggagtcttctttcccgaccggggactcggactaggGGCAGAACACCTTTCTGTAACCACACCCACACACGTGCCTTTTGCCATGTGAGCTAACAcagtcacaggttctggggattaggacccggacatcttttggggggaggGAGCTGTTGATCACCCTACTCATTCTGCACAACTTgaaagaaaattactttaaaCAATTGCAAAGTAACTTCACAACAGCTCAGAGTATAATCAACTACTAAAATATGATATACAGATAATAAAACAATTGGGTCATAATGCGGGTCAGAAGAAACAGGCCTAGAAGAATGCTTTCCTAATTTTTCACCAGCAAGAAACAATGATCAGACTGTATTTGGATGACACCTGTCAGGGCCGTGTCCTGAAACATGAGGTCGGGGAGGGTGTGTGGGGTGCGCACAGACAGGGCTGAGCCCCGAGGGTTCCAGTGACCGCAGGCCCAGAATCCACGGGACAGTGAGGCCTTCTGAGGGTTCAGGCAGGAGGAGCCCCAGACACTAGGGCGGGAGCTGGGTGGGCAGGATGTGGCTACCGGTGTGGGGGTCCCTGAGATGCTGAGGCTTCTCACCACCTATTTGTGCAAGTGTCCCATCGTCTTTAACTCTCAGTTACCGTGGGATGTCCTGATCTGTAGCGTCCATTCAACACAAAAGCACAACGTTTTaacagcagcctggcagggaCTGAAGAGGGCGGTCCGGGCCGCTGAGATCAAGAAGCTCCTGAGAAAAGGAGCACCGCCGCTGAGCCCGGAGCCCGGGGGGACtcctcccgccccgcccctcggTGATTCCCAGCCCCGGAGCTTCCCGCTGGGGTCCTCTGCTGGGGAGGCCCGGGCACCCGCACATCTGAGCCCTGGGCCCCGCGACCGAGCTCGGGGACAGGCCGCGCACCGATTCTCCTGGTCCTCCGCCCGCACGTTCCCGCGGAGGCGGCCGAGGCCCCAGGTCGGGCCCGGGGAGGCGAGCGGGCGGGGGACACGCGGCCCCGTCGGTGGCCGCGTGCGGGGAGCGGGTGCAGTTTCTCTCCGCGGTGCCGAGCCCGTATGATCGGAAGTCCTTAGCCCGGCAGAGGAGCCGCTGTGCCGCCGGCGGGGCCCCCGGGTCATCCTCCTTCCCGGTCCGCGGggaattgggacccgtctccgcGGCCCGTAGGCCGCCCGGCTCTCTCCTCGCCTCCTCCCGGCTTCTCGGGGCGCAGCCGGCTGCCGGGTTCCCGCGCCCGCCGAGGCGGCCAGGGGCCCAGAGCTCCTGCGGGGACAAGACTCCGGATCCCGCCCGGCCCCGTGCTCTCAGTGCGAGTCGCCTGGCTCGCGGGCGCGGCTTCCCGGAGCGGCCGGCCGAGCGGCAGCCCCAGTCGGGGAGACGCGGCCGCCGGATGCGCCGTCGGGCGGGGACACGGAGCCGCCTCCGCTCCTGGCCTCACCGGCCGCCCCGTCTGCAGCCCGAGAGCCGGGGTACACCGCGCGAGGCCGCTTCACCGTCTGCCCGCAGAGCGCAGGGGCGGCCCCGAAACTACGACTTGGGGTCAATTGCAGGCGCGCCGATTCTTTGATCCATGTCTCTGATGTGAAAGGGCCCAGATCTCCCACCCTGGGCCGAAGAAATATTCTTTATAAATGTTTTGTAGAAGGCATTCTTTCCGCTGCCAAAATAAGATGGTGGGTGATTTGAAACACCGCCGTCACCCACACTGTTGGCGGTGAGCCTGAAGGGCAGGTCTCAGTCCCGACTCCCTTTGGGTGCACGGAGCACAGAACACTGCCGACATGGCTGGTCATCAGCCGTCAGAGAGTCAGCTCCAGGGCTGGACTCCGGCTCCAGGGCTGGGGCTGGAAAGGCGGCTTCTGTCCCTCTAGGAGGCTCACTAGATACCGGTGACTTGATGGGTGAGGAACTGTGCCCAGAGAATAACTGCTGCTCAAAACTCGATGGGTGCCCAGCGCACAGCAGGAAAGAGGGTACCGGACAGGGCAGCTTCACCCCCTGCTGGAGGCTGAGGTCACACAGATGAGGTTGTTGcagcaaaaatagaaatgaagcttTTCCTCTCCTGAGAACAAGGAAAGTAAACAGCGAAGAGACTAGAGAAGAAACATGACTGGTCGTCAAAGAGTTAATCACTCCTAGTTTTAAGTGTTACTAACCTGCAGTGTCTGTAACCAGAAGTCCCCTAATTCTATGTAATTTTCATCCTGTACCACATTTTTGCTCTCCCTGCACCCTCTTGTAGCAAGTCACCCCTTAGAGCTGTTTGTACTTTGGAAGGAAGGTGGCAGGCTGACGgacccaggagacccaggttgtaTACAGTCTCTCAGTTACCCCAGGTGGGGACAGGGCCCTGCTGCTGGTGTGCTAGCCCACTGTGTGCCCCCCTTGGCCAGCTGAGAAGTAAAGCCATCTACTTCCTCCAAAATTCCGTCtccatattttttaatgtggtggGTAGAGAAAGGCGAGATTTTGGCAGTAACAAGGTGGCCACGCAtgagcaggggagggggcggtggaCAGAGCATCCCTGGGGAAGGACTTTGCCCCCTCACACCTCAGGCAGCTTTTGGTAGTATGGTGTTTGATTTTTGATAATAAGTTTCATAGTTTCAGCACATGGCTAGTACAATCACTCTGTTTTGGAATGGTGATCTCTATGGGTGGGAGATTCCGCTATAACTGGATAGAATAGGGCATGCATCTTACATCCCATGGACCAAATTCTGCTCCCAGATTGTGCTGGTAGGACCTGAAAGCTAAAACTggtttttatatctttaaatggttgaaaataattcttaaaagtaatatttgcagcatgaaaattattttcattcagaTTTTCTTGTCTATAAGTAATGCTTTATTGAGACAGGCTCTTTTATATACCTTTTATCTGTGGTGCTTCTTGGATACAATGACTGAACTGAGTAGATGCAACAGATGATACACGGCaaagctaaaatatttactttctggaTCTTTACAGAAGTTTGCCAACTGCCGCTCTAAAAatatggtagttttttttttttttttttaaacacatatgcTGAGAGCTATACTTTAGAAACAGTTACACTGTGAATTTTGTTCTTTGAGACAAATCTCCTCTAGGTGGGTGTAAAACTGGTTACGTCACTCTCATTAATCTCAGTTAGAGAACTGTGTACTCAGATGctactcagttgctaagttgtgtctctttgtgactccatggactgtatccctccaggaacctctgtccatggaattttccaggcaagaatactggagtgggttatcacttcctcctccaggagatcttcccaacccagggatcaaacccaggtctcccttattctttaccatctgacccaccaggaaaacCTCTCAGGAGAATGGTCAAGTTGAATCAAGTTCTCAGAATGATGTttactctactttctgtctcaacTGTCACTACTTAATTGAATCTCCCATCCTTTTCTACCTTGATTTGTCAAATTTTCCACCTCTGCCTGTCCCCTGCCCCCAAAGGGTCTTTCTGCATCCTTCTAATCTATCCTTCCTACAGCAGAATGTGttacttaaaagaaaagaaagaaagcatcacATCCTCCTTAAAAAATTTCAATAGTTTCTCACTACCTCCAGGCCCAAGATTCCAGGAACTTCCATAAAGGTCCCCTATGTTTCTCCTCACTGTAATCTTCCAGCCATTCTGGACTTTTAGTGCCTGACACTATACATTTCCCCCCGATTCAAGACTTTATCTATGCTGTTCCTCCTGGCTGGGGAACTCTTCTCCCTACCCCTTGTTCTACCAGCTCCCCATTATTTCACATTCATGTCTAATACCCCTTGTTTAGGGGAGTCTTCCCTAAACCATCAGCTCCCAGACCACCTGCATTCACCCTCGGCAACATTCATCAGATTGTCAGTTCTTATGTGATTTCCTGCTGGACCAAAAACTTCATGAAAGCAGGGCTCTGTCTTGCTCATGGTCCTTTGCTGGCACCTGACATGAGTTGATTCTCAGTCACTATTGAATGGATGATTGAAGGATGGGTGCCAAGGGTGTGCTATAAAGGGCCTGGCTCTGCGATGATCTGGAGGTGCCACACATCTTCAGAGGATTTGGAGATTGACCTAGGTAATCTCTAACATTCATCAGCTCTGACATGTATTAATCTTTGGGCTTACCCCCAAGCCTGTTCCATTTGCTCTTGGATATTTGGTTGAACATTGGTTGTACTCAGTGACTTGAGATTCAAGATTAGGCTGTGgataaaaaagttaaaagggaCAGCAGTTTGGTTGCAGATAAGTACACACATAAAATAATCTACATAATTTCTGTGATCTTCTTTAAGTTACACCATTCAGAGAATAGTCACCACAATCACACAGTCATGCACTTGGCCAGATAGTTTCCTGGGTACTAAATTACTATAGCCAAAGAACCAAGTGTTATCTCTGAAGGTCTAGGAACTAGCCACATTTGGCCAATGGAGAACTTAACTTATGGCAGTTTTCATCTTTTGCTAAATATAGACACTGGAAAGTGATAGATGACCCTCCAAGGGGACTAATCAAGCAGGTTAAAACTTGTACTCTAGAAACACAAGGGATCCTCTCCATGGGAATGTCACTTTATTCAAAGCTTTCAACATCCTCTGAAATGGGGAACATACAGGGTAAAACTCTGCCAGCTATACTTGCAATTAAAATTTGCTTGTGGCTTTTTATATGAGTGGATTCTCATTCATATCTCTCTGTAGATTTCAAGATCACAATTAATGTTTCCTGAATTACAGAAGTCAGTTCTGCATCACCTAGGATTAGGGCAGATTCAAACCCACTCTTGTGGTTTAATGTAAAAACAACCTTCTGTAAAGTGCTATAGAACACATGGTCAGCTGACTCTGTGGCTAAAATCTGGGGAAAGTCTCTTAGGGAGTTGTTTTCCTGCCAGATGTTTGATACTACAAGGGGAGAGGTTCAAGTATGGATTTGTGTTTCCAAACAGTTGCTCTAATTAATGCAGTGCTTATCAAAGGTGATGTCCGTTATCACCATTGTTGGAAACAGAGTCATTACTGAATGACCACACCCTTTTCTGATGTGGAGTGGAAATGCCCCAGAGCCGCACACTAGGGCTGGGAGAATCTGCCCCATGACAGGCGGTGGGAGGAAATCACATTCCTATCTCAGCGAGTTTACCATCCACTGAATGATCATTCTCACAGGCAGCCCCAAGACTCTACATGGAATGTTCAGAGGGTAACTGATCCAGGACCTCCTAAGACCTGCACTAGTCCTGCAGGCCGACAGAAAAAGGGTGATCTAACTTACACGTGgcatcttaaaataaataaataagtaaaaaacagAGCACCAAGGTCATCAATACAGGACACAGATTGGTGGTTTCAAAGGGTGGGCTGTGGTGATGTGAGGAGTGGGCGGAGGTGGTCAGAGGAACAGACTCACAATTATAGAAAAGTAACTCATGGGGTCATCATGTGTAGCATGGCAACTATAGCTAATAATACTATTTATTTTGTGCACTTAAATTTCCTAAAAGAGTGGATCTAAAAAGTCTTCATCACACACACGAAAGTTGTAGCTATGTAAGATGATGGACATGAGAtggacttatcatggtgatcatttcagaATATATATAGATAAGGAATCATTATGTTGCACACAGAAAGCTAATATAAAGATAAAAGTCAACTATGCATCAATTAATAAAAACTCGAAAATGGTGGAAGGATGATATGCGCTCTCACAATTGCTGAGAAAGATAAAGCATTGAGCTTTGCATCAGAGTCTGCAGTCTTCCTTCCTCTCATCAATGGAAAGGGTACGTACAGACTTGGATACAGCAGATGGGATAGGCCTGGGGTTCTGCATTTCTCATAAGCTCCCAGGAAATGACAATTCCTGCAGATCCCTGGCTGCACTTTGACTAGCAAGGTGTTAAAGCTCCTGAGGGTGGAGATTAACTGGGCTGGTTTCTAAGGGATCCAGTTACAATTATGATGAGTACAGCACAGGGGCTTTTTTGGCCTCCATTCCTGGCAGTGTGGACAGCTGCAGGGTGAGCTGAGGTGGCGATTCCTTGTGCAGAGAAGAGGAAGATGGCAACTTTCATCAGACTAGAAATGATGTGATTTCATGTTCATATACTGACCTCTGCAGACACATGGAGCCCACCAGCAAAGACCTTCAGCAATAAAGGCTAAAATAACACTATGATTTGTTAATTATAATTTTGGAATGCTATCCACAATAAATAAACTAGattaaaacaaaatgattttatGCCACAGCTCAAGTGGTTCAATTACCTGGgagttttttttcaagttttatcttttttttttaaattggattgcgtctaatcttttatttatttattttcaagttttatctTGAACTAATCTTGGAGGGCTCAGCAGGAACCCTTCTTAGAAGTGTCTGCAATTACATGAGGGCTTGCCTGAGTGTGTCACTGCTTCTCCAAAGCTCTGGtggcaaataaaacataaatgacaTAGGAAGGACCCTTTACTACACTTGTTAAAAtatggcagggacttccctgggaatCTATAAGTTCTTGGTCCCCGTGAGGAGTAGAAAGTGAGCCTGCAGAAGACGCAGATGGGCCACAGGAGAGGAGCCAGTCGAGCTCCTCGCACTCTCAGCTCCTCTGATAAAGGCTCTGTCTGACCCCCAAGACCCTCAGACACGCCTCCCGAGGGCCGCGGGTCCTGAGAGGCCTGGTGTGGGCCCCCGTGTTCTCCTCTGACCTGGGGGAGGAAGCGGTGGGCTCAGGAGAGACCCTGGGCGTGGAGTGAGGGCCCCGGGCTCGGGCTGGGCCACGCGCCGAGGGACAGCATCCCCGCGCTCGGCTGGGGTCAGCGTCCACGGGGGTAAGATGAGCGGCCCGGCCGCTCTGGGGTGTTTCTCACGGTCCCTTGATGCTTCAACAGTCCTTGGGCCCCAACAAAGCTGGCAGATGTCGGAAGTGTGTGACCTCGGGCaggactcagcggtaaagaatctgcctgccaacgcaggagacaggtCCGGCCCAGGAAGGCCCCACACGCCGGAGCAGCTGAGGCCGCGCACCGCGACTGTCGCGCCGGTAGAGCGCGGAGCCGCAACTCCTGCTGCCCGTGCCTCCCGGAGCCTGtctctgcagcaggagaagccgcCGTGAAGAGAAGCCCGTGTCCCACCGCTGGAGAAATGCCTCCACGGTAGTGAAGGCTCggcacagtcaaaataaatgaacaaaaagattATTTAAAGAGAAGAGGTGTGTGGCCTCTGGGCCCTGAGCAGCCCCCTGGAGCCCGTGGGGAGGCTCTGGCCGAGGCCGTCTCCAGAGACGAAGGTGCCGTGGGGCTCGGGGCGCAGCTGGCCCCTGACACCCCGAGAGGACTGCCCTCTTCCTGCCCACCTTCTCCGCCGGCAGGCTGGCAGGGGGGCAAGTCCTGGAGCCTGTCCTCACTCCCAAGTCTGGGTGGCCTGTACACGGGGTCTGTGTGAATCGGCATAGGGCATTTCCGTCTGTCCGTCCCTTCTCTGTCCCTCCCCGGCTTGGAAGCCCCTGGAAGGCAGGGCTGGTGAACTGTGCATACGGTGATCCTGGGCCGCCAAAGACCCAGCGGCAGCAGACCCTGAAGAGTGACCAGGAGAGGGAGCCGGGGTGGGTGCACCAGAGGGCGAGGGGCTCTGCTGGGAGATGGGGAGACGGGGACGGGGGCTTCCTAGAGCAAAAGCTGCTCCCCCACAGCATGGACAGGGCCTGAGATGAGACCCAGATGGCCCTGCAGTCCTGATGTGGGAGCCGCAGGCCTCAGTCTCTGAGCAGGTGAACAGTGAGCACCTCTGGGCCTGAGCGAGTCGTGGAGACTGGATTCCGGCCCTCAGGAAGCCCTGGGCCTCAGAGGGGCGTCAGGCAAGACATAAGTGCCCCAGCTTGTGGCAGGTGCTCACCGAGAAAAGCCACACAGGGCCAGAAGAAAGACAAGGCGTGACGGCACAGACTGAGGGAGTCAGAGGGAATCAGCAGAGCGGTGGTTTTCAAGCCAAGGCCTCGGAGAAATGCAGTTCAGCAGCCAGGAACCAGGTGCCAGGGGCCAGCGGTAGGtgcagcagagagagaaagaccccCTAAAAAGGCAGATGTGAAGGCAGAGCATTCATCTAAACTCCTGGGTGATGTCAAAGGCGGCGTGGACTGCTGGTTGGATGCAGGG
This is a stretch of genomic DNA from Dama dama isolate Ldn47 chromosome 18, ASM3311817v1, whole genome shotgun sequence. It encodes these proteins:
- the LOC133072682 gene encoding uncharacterized protein LOC133072682, which gives rise to MGNLHLLYRHSPSWWDQLTRTESEPINTGPFPILFTHNPTWDDCQQLLQVLFNTEEWEQILAEARKRVPRVDGRLTAQPHLVDEGFPLLRPNWDFERVEGRRDRALGSLQSRAASHPRRTGEDASRMGGKTSPVKSFETETRTTGALLTLLLITVFVGPGGTSHNPHQPANLTWVIYNPETGEMLNSSSNVAPKGHGGQY